Proteins from a genomic interval of Clostridium sp. AN503:
- a CDS encoding phosphatase PAP2 family protein: MKNLLKKYGHVWVMGYILIYLPWFFYLERTVTGRYAVMHVALDDYIPFNEYFIIPYLIWFLYVAGAVLYFFFTSRQDYYRLCTFLFVGMTISLVICTFFPNGTDLRTVVDPNKNLCSYLVSLIHASDTPTNVFPSIHAYNSLGVHFAITNSKMLREKKWVRRTSFLLMVAICLSTVFLKQHSAIDVLGAFILGYVMYPFVFGMSYASGRKTAGQKAVS, encoded by the coding sequence GTGAAGAATCTGTTAAAGAAGTACGGGCATGTCTGGGTGATGGGTTACATCTTGATTTATCTGCCCTGGTTTTTTTATCTGGAACGAACCGTGACCGGCCGGTATGCGGTCATGCATGTGGCGCTGGATGATTATATCCCGTTTAATGAGTATTTTATCATCCCGTATCTGATCTGGTTTTTATATGTAGCAGGAGCTGTGCTGTATTTCTTTTTTACCAGCAGGCAGGATTATTACAGGCTGTGTACCTTTTTGTTTGTGGGCATGACCATCAGCCTGGTGATCTGCACTTTTTTTCCAAATGGAACGGATTTAAGGACAGTGGTAGACCCGAATAAGAACCTGTGCAGTTACCTGGTTTCCCTGATCCATGCTTCGGATACTCCGACCAATGTTTTTCCCAGCATTCATGCGTACAACTCGCTGGGAGTCCATTTTGCCATCACAAACAGCAAAATGCTGAGGGAGAAGAAGTGGGTAAGGAGGACGTCCTTCCTTCTGATGGTTGCCATCTGCCTGTCCACAGTATTTTTAAAACAGCATTCCGCTATCGATGTGCTTGGGGCTTTTATACTGGGATATGTGATGTATCCGTTTGTTTTCGGCATGAGTTATGCGTCCGGCAGGAAGACGGCCGGGCAGAAAGCCGTCAGTTAA